From Alligator mississippiensis isolate rAllMis1 chromosome 9, rAllMis1, whole genome shotgun sequence, one genomic window encodes:
- the LOC102569349 gene encoding antileukoproteinase, with product MKSLGVFLPMGLLAFWTALLSTCSPALQDPPLKVKPGTCPEITKTCKMENPPNLCHHDSQCPGAQKCCATSCGLGCVPVHDVKPGICPEIETRCLMLNPKNDCDTDSECSGSMKCCTSFCGRKCLDPRDEKPGTCPPINKKCHSLNPPNSCTQDNDCSASMKCCYTGCGLHCVEPCNVTHPSSSTGQEHPQKPTDCGSLQPHRTESPPSHTQKPPHIPPA from the exons ATGAAGTCTCTGGGTGTCTTCCTCCCTATGGGGCTCCTCGCCTTCTGGACAGCGCTGCTATCTACATGTAGTCCTGCCTTACAAGACCCACCATTGAAAG TGAAGCCAGGGACCTGCCCAGAGATTACCAAGACGTGCAAGATGGAGAACCCACCCAATCTTTGTCACCACGACAGCCAGTGCCCCGGGGCTCAGAAGTGCTGTGCCaccagctgtgggctgggttGTGTTCCAGTTCATGACG TGAAACCTGGGATTTGTCCAGAGATCGAGACGCGGTGTCTAATGCTAAACCCAAAGAACGATTGTGATACGGACAGCGAGTGCTCAGGCAGCATGAAGTGCTGCACATCCTTCTGTGGGAGGAAGTGCCTTGATCCCAGAGATG AGAAACCTGGTACCTGCCCACCAATCAATAAGAAGTGTCACTCCTTAAACCCTCCTAACAGTTGTACACAGGACAATGACTGTTCAGCGAGCATGAAGTGTTGCTACACAGGCTGTGGGCTGCACTGCGTTGAGCCCTGCAATG tgaCTCATCCTAGTTCATCAACAGGTCAAGAGCACCCTCAGAAGCCCACAGACTGCGGATCCCTGCAGCCTCACAGAACTGAATCACCCCCAAGCCATACCCAGAAACCACCCCATATCCCTCCAGCTTGA
- the MATN4 gene encoding matrilin-4: protein MKLLLVAPLLLFALTMLEARPKPAALKCKTGPLDIVFVIDSSRSVRPFEFETMRRFMIDIIHNLDVGLNATRVGVIQYSSQVQNVFSLKTYFKRADMEKAINSIVPLSQGTMTGLAIQYAMNVAFTTQEGARELHKKIPRVAVIVTDGRPQDRVTEVAAQARDAGIEIYAVGVQRADMNSLRAMASHPLEQHVFLVESFDLIQQFGKQFQDKLCGVDMCTELDHGCQHICVSVPGSFYCGCNPGYKLNADGKTCSAIDACADGKHGCEHQCVSARGSYTCRCRLGYSLNDDKKTCTAINYCNFGNHSCQHECVSLVNGYYCRCNDGFTLQADGRSCQATDLCNGVDHGCEFKCVSTSGSYHCICPEGQQLQTDGKTCNKCKAGHIDLVLVIDGSKSVRPQNFELVKQFVNQIVDFLDVSPHGTRVGLVQYSSRVRTEFPLNKHKTANDVKAAVMKVEYMEKGTMTGLALKHMIEHSFSEAEGARPLSQNIPRIGLVFTDGRSQDDISEWARKAKESGIVMFAVGVGKAVEEELREIASEPVEQHFSYSADFSTMTHIVDNLKLNICPEEGKGETEIRSPCECEALVQFQSNTVAILESLTEKLAQMTARLEDLENQIAKKK from the exons cacTAAAATGTAAGACGGGACCTCTGGACATCGTGTTTGTGATTGACAGCTCCCGGAGCGTGCGCCCCTTTGAGTTTGAGACCATGCGGAGGTTCATGATTGACATCATCCACAACCTGGATGTGGGGCTCAATGCCACACGAGTGGGGGTGATCCAGTACTCCAGCCAGGTCCAGAATGTCTTCTCCCTCAAGACTTACTTCAAGCGGGCTGACATGGAGAAAGCCATCAACAGCATTGTGCCACTGTCCCAAGGTACCATGACAGGGCTGGCCATCCAGTATGCCATGAACGTGGCCTTCACCACCCAGGAGGGGGCACGTGAACTTCACAAGAAGATACCCCGGGTGGCCGTCATTGTGACAGATGGGCGGCCCCAGGACCGAGTGACAGAGGTGGCAGCCCAGGCACGGGATGCTGGCATTGAGATCTATGCCGTGGGTGTCCAGCGGGCAGACATGAACTCCCTGAGGGCCATGGCTTCCCACCCACTGGAGCAGCATGTCTTCCTGGTGGAGTCTTTCGATCTCATCCAGCAGTTTGGCAAGCAGTTCCAGGACAAGCTGtgtg GTGTGGATATGTGCACAGAGCTGGATCATGGCTGCCAACACATTTGTGTCAGCGTTCCAGGCTCCTTCTACTGTGGATGTAACCCAGGATACAAGCTCAACGCTGATGGAAAGACATGTTCCG ccATTGATGCCTGTGCTGATGGGAAGCATGGCTGTGAGCACCAGTGTGTCAGTGCGCGTGGGTCTTACACCTGCCGCTGCCGGTTGGGTTACTCCCTCAATGATGATAAAAAAACCTGTACTG CAATTAATTACTGCAACTTTGGGAACCACAGCTGCCAGCACGAGTGCGTGAGCCTTGTGAATGGGTACTATTGCCGCTGCAATGATGGCTTCACTCTGCAGGCTGATGGCAGATCATGTCAGG CTACTGACCTTTGCAATGGAGTAGATCACGGCTGTGAGTTTAAGTGTGTCAGTACATCAGGCTCTTACCACTGCATTTGCCCAGAGGGACAGCAGCTCCAAACTGATGGGAAGACATGTAACA AGTGCAAGGCAGGGCACATCGACCTAGTGCTGGTGATTGATGGCTCTAAGAGTGTCCGGCCTCAGAACTTTGAGCTGGTGAAGCAGTTTGTGAACCAGATTGTAGATTTCCTGGATGTGTCGCCGCATGGCACGCGTGTGGGGCTGGTCCAATACTCCAGCCGTGTGCGCACCGAGTTCCCACTCAACAAACACAAGACAGCAAATGATGTCAAGGCAGCTGTGATGAAGGTGGAGTACATGGAGAAGGGCACCATGACTGGCTTGGCTCTCAAGCACATGATTGAGCACAGCTTTTCTGAGGCAGAAGGTGCCAGGCCACTGTCCCAGAACATACCCAGAATTGGGCTGGTCTTCACTGACGGACGTTCCCAGGATGATATCTCTGAGTGGGCCAGGAAGGCAAAGGAATCAG GAATCGTCATGTTTGCAGTTGGGGTTGGAAAAGCTGTGGAAGAGGAGCTGAGGGAAATCGCCTCCGAGCCCGTGGAGCAGCACTTTTCATACTCCGCTGATTTCAGCACCATGACCCATATCGTTGACAACCTCAAACTTAACATCTGCCCTG aggAGGGCAAAGGAGAGACTGAAATCCGGAGCCCATGCGAGTGCGAGGCCCTTGTGCAGTTCCAGTCAAACACTGTGGCCATCCTGGAGAGCCTGACAGAGAAAC TTGCTCAGATGACAGCCAGACTCGAAGACTTGGAAAACCAGATTGCCAAAAAGAAGTGA